The DNA window GTGGAGAGCGAAGCAAGTACGCCACCCGCGCCAATGCTGAACGTCTTGATCTGGCCGTTGCTGGATGCCATCAGGAAGCGTCCGTCAGGGGTTGCGCTCAGCGAAATTCCGCTGCACGCATCAAGAGTAAGGCCGGAGGCAACCGGCGCTCCCGCAGCCGTCAACGCACCGCTTGTGGGATCGATGGAGAATGCGCTGATGGTCTGGTCACCGCCGTTGGAGACAAACAGCAGGTTGTTACCCGCGCTCAGAGCCAGACGGCTCACAGAAGAGCAAGCTGCATTCGCACCCAGACCGCCAGTTGCTACCGGCGAACCGGCCAGCGCCGTCAGCGTGCCGTTAGCGGCCACCGAGTAGCCATTGATGCTGTTGCCGGTTGCTGCCTGGTTGTTGACGAACACGAAGTTGGCCGTTGGGGCTGCGTTCACCGTCAACGTGCCGTTATTTGAAGTTACGGTGTAGTTGCCGAGCTTGCCTGCGGGATCAACCAGAGCAGGCGTGATCGGATACGTGCCCACCGGACTGGTAGCGGTTGCGGTGGTCGAGTACGTCGCCGTAATCGAGTCGCTATTCTTGATTCCCGTAATCACACCGGTGAAGAGCGGATTCGGCGTGCCAAACAGGCGGCTTGCGTTGTCAGCCGTTACCGTCAGCGGAGCAGGATTGATTGTGAGGACTCCGTTGCTGGAAGTGACGGTGTAGTTGCCAAGTTTGTTCGTCGGATCAAGCAGAGTCGGGACGATTGGATACGTTCCGACTGGGCTGGCCGAAGTTGCCGTAGTGCTGAACGTGGCGGTGATGCTATCACCGTTCTTGATGCCCACAATGCTGCCAGTCAACAGCGGCAGAGGATCACCGTAGATCATGCTGGCGTTCGCGGCAGCCACGTTCAGAGGCGCCGGGTTGATGGTCAGCACGCCATTGTTAATCACAACGGTGTAGTTGGCCAGGGCGCCAGTGCCGTTGTCAGACAGCACAGGCACGATGGCGTAAGTTCCGATCGGGCTGGCAGAAGTGGCAACCGTGGTGTAAGTCGCGGTGATGTTGTCGCCATTCTGGATGCCGGTAATTGTTCCGGTCAGCAGCGGCAATGGATCGCCATAAATCATGCTGGCATTGGCCGCCGTCACCGTTAGAACGGATTGGGTAATTGTCAGCGTACCGTTGTTGCTGGTTACGGTGTAGTTGCCCAGCTTGCCGGTTGGATCAACCAGCGCGGGTACGATGGGATAAGTTCCCGCCGGGCTGGCAGAAGTCGCCGTGGTGCTATAGGTCGCGGTGATGTTATCGCCGTTCTTGATTCCGGTGATCGTGCCAGTCAGGGCCGGAACCGGTCCACCGAAAGCCATGGTTGCGTTAGCGGCCGTAACCGTCAGGGGGGCCGGGTTGATGGTGAGCGTTCCATTGTTCAACGTGACTATGTAGTTGCCCAGCTTGTTGGTCGGGTCAACCAGGCCAACCGTGATGGCATAGGTTCCAACCGGGCTGGTCTGGATTGCCGTGGTCGAATAAACCGCAGTTATGTTGTCGCCATTCTTGATGCCAGTGATCGTGCCGGTAAACGTTGGGTTCGGGTCACCGTACAGGCGGTTGGCGTTGGCTGCGGTTGCCGTCAGTGAAGCCGGCGAAATCGTCAGAGTTCCGCTTACGAATGTGAACGTGTAATTCGAGGCCGCGAGAGTACCCTGAGCGCAGGTGATTGCGTACGAGCCAATCGGGCTGGTCGGATCAGCAAGGGTAGTGCAATTCGGACTGCCGGTGAGGACCGCCGCGGTCTCACCATTTACAAAGCCGGCGATGGAGAAAGCAAACACAGGATTCGGATCGCCATAGACCCTGGTGGCGTTGCTTGCCGTCACCGTCAGCAGTACAGGATTGACCGTCAGATCTGCACTGCCGCTGGCAGGTTTGTTGTTCGGGTCGCCGGCGAAGCTGGCAGTTATGCCGCCGGTGTAGGTTCCGGCGTTGATGCCAACCAGGCTGGCAGGAATTGTCGCCAGGCCGAACGTATCAGTCACAGCGCTGCCTACCTGGGTCCCGTTCAGCGAGAAGACTATCGTCTTCCCGGCGATTGGGTTGTTAGTCGAGTTCGTCAACGTAGCCGATAGCGTCGTGCTTCCGCCGTAGGCCCCGCTGGCTGCCGAAACTGTGAGGACCGTAGTAATCGGCTGGGCCACGGTGACGCTGACGCTGGCTGAGTTGTTTGCGGCATTCGCATCAACCGCTGAGCTGTTGCTGATGCTCGCGCTGTTGCTGGCGATGGTGCCGTCAGGAATTGACAGGCTGGTGGAAGTCACCAGGGTCACAGTTTGCGTCTCGCCGCTTTGCAGCAGGTAGAAGGTTGCCGCACCAGTGTTGCCGATGCAGGCGCCGTTGCCGGTGGCTGTGCAGGACACAACGCTGAAGCCTGAAGGCAGAGCGTCAGTGACAGTGGCCGATGCCGGATCAGCTCCGTTGTTGGTTACCGTAATAGTGAAGCTTACGTTCTGGCCGGCCACCACGTTGGGCGAGGAAGCCGAAATGGCGACGCTCAGATCTGCGTTGCTGGCCATGCGCGGCGGATAGGCAACCAGGTCCTGGACCTGGCCTGCGCCGGTAATGGCTGTGTCATTCAGTTGTGAGAGCGAGCCCGCGCCATTGATGCTGAACACGGCGACGCCGAAGGTATCGTCAGCCACATAGAGCAGGCTGCCGGAACGATCGGTCGCCATGCCCACAGGGGCGTGCAGAGCACCGAAGCTGGAGACGCCGGTCAGAGCGCCACCCAGGCCTACGCCGTAGGAGCTGACGCTTGCGCTGCCGGTGTTGCTGGCAAACAGGAAGCTGTCGTTCGGGCTGAGCAGAACCACGTTGGAGTTAATCGCCGTGGTGCTGAACGGGCTGCCGGCCACTGCCGAAAGTGCTCCGCTCGTGCCTACAGTCCAGGCATCCGCGAAAGCGCCGGTTGCGCTGGCTTCGGCTCCGTACAGCAATCCGCTGGTGGAGCTGAAGTCAAGACCGGCCAAGGTAGCCGTGCCAGTCTCCGCGAACGGCGAGCCCGCGACCGCGGTCAGAGAACCATCGCCATTGATGGTGTAGACCGAAACGCTGGTCTGGTTCGAGACTGCCAGGAACTGTCCGTTGGCCGAAATCTTCATGCCGGCATTCGGGAGAACTGGGTTTGCGGCGGTGGAGAGCGCAGTCAATATGCCACCCGCGCCGATGCTGAAGGTCTTGATCTGGCCATTGCTGGAAGCCATCAGGAACTGTCCATCAGGCGTGGCGCTCAGCGAAATTCCGCTGCACGCATCCAGCGTGAGGCCGGAAGCGAACGGAGATCCGGCTGCCGCCGTCAACGCGCCGCTTGTCGGATCGATCGCGAATGCGCTGATGGTCTGGTCGCCGCCGTTTGAGACAAAGAGCAGGTTGTTGCCGGCGCTCAGAGCCAGACGGTTCACAGAAGAGCAGGCTGCGTTCGCACCCAGACCGCCAGTTGCTACCGGCGAACCGGCCAGCGCGGTCAGCGTGCCATCAGCGGCCACCGAGTAGCCGTTGATGTTGTTTGTAGTCGCTCCCTGGTTGTTGACGAACACGAAGTTGGCCGTCGGGGCCGCATTCACCGTCAGGGTGCCGTTGTTCGAAGTTACCGTGTAGTTGCCGAGCTTCCCTGCGGGGTCAACCAGTGCAGGAGTGATCGGATACGTTCCCACCGGGCTGGTTGCGGTAGCCGTAGTGGAATAAGTGGCCGTGATCGGGTCGGCGTTCTTGATTCCAGCAATCACGCCACTCAGTGGCGGATTGACCGTGCCAAACAGCTTGCTGGCGTTATCGGCCGTCACCGTCAGCGGTGCCGGATTGATGGTCAGGATTCCGTTGACCGAGATGACGGTGTAGTTGCCCAGCACATTGTTCGGATCAATCAGAGTCGGGACGATTGGATACGTTCCGACCGGGCTGGCCGAGGTTGCCGTGGTGCTGAAGGTTGCCGTGATGTTGTCGCCGTTCTTAATGCCTACAATGCTGCCTGTCAACACCGGCAGCGGATCGCCATAGATCATGCTGGCGTTGGCGGCCGTTACAGTCAGAGGCGCCCCGGTGATGGTAAGAACGCCGTTATTAATTACGACAATGTAGTTCGCCAGAGCGCCCGTACCGTTGTCAGAAACAGTGGCCGTGATGGGATATGTTCCCACCGGGCTGGCCGAGGTTGCCGTGGTGCTGTAAGTGGCCGTGATGTTGTTGCCGTTCACGATGCCGGCGATGGTTCCGGTAAAGACCGGGAGCGGATCGCCATAGATCATGCTGGCATTGTTCACCGTCACTGTGAGAATTGCCTGGGTCACAGTGAGAGTTCCATTGATGAGCGTCACCGAATAATTGGAAAGGACGCCGGTGCCGTTGTCGGAGACCGCGGGCACGATGGGATAAGTTCCTGCCGGGCTCGTAACAGTGGCCGTGGTGCTATAAGTGGCCGTGATGTTATCGGCATTTTTGATGCCGACAATCGAGCCGGTCAGGACTGGTATTGGACCACCGTAAGGCATGGTGGCGTTAGCCGCTGTTACTGTCAGCGGAGCCGGGCTAATAACAAGTGACCCGTTGTTCGTCGTGACGACATAGTTCACCAGCGTGCCGGTGCCGTTGTCCGTCAGCGTCGGAATAATCGGATACGTTCCGATGGGGCTGGCCGGCGTGGCGGTAGTTGTATAGATGGCGGTGATGTTGTCGCCATTCTTGATTCCAGCAATGGTCCCGCTGAAAGGCGGATTCGGATCGCCATAGAGACGCGCCGCGTTATTGGCCGTCACCACCAGGGCCGCGGGCGTAATCGTCAGCGTGCCGTTATTGATTGTGACTGCGTAATTCGTCAGGGTCCCAGTGCCGTTGTCAGACAGGGTCGCAGTGATCGGGTATGTTCCTACGAAGCTGGTGATCGTGGCCGTGGTGCTGTAAGTTGCCGTGATGTTGTCGCCGTTCTTGATTCCGGTGATCGTGCCGGTGAAGACCGGGTTGGGATCGCCATAGGGGCGCGATACGCTGTCCACGTTCACGGTCAAGGGCGCCGGATTTACCGTGAGAGTGCCGTCCACGAATACGAACACGTAATTCTGCGCGGAAAGAGTTCCAACAGTGCACGTGATTGGATAGGTTCCAACCGGGCTTGCCGGGGTGGCGGCGCTGGTGCAATCCGCTGTTCCGCTTACCACTGAGATATCGTCGCCGTTAACAAAACCGGTGATGGTGTAAGTGAAAGGCGGATTTGGATCGCCATACAGCCTGGACTGATTGTCCGCCGTGACGGTCAACTGCGCCTTGGTTACGATCAAGTCGCCCAGAGCGCTGCTGGCGGCAAAGCTCGCATCGCCACCAAAAGTTACGGTGAAAGCTTGTGGGTGCGTGCCGACTGTGGTGAAGCCGAGCGGGACCAGAACCGTGGCTACGCCGTTGGCGTCCGTTACCGCGTTGTAGTTGCTGTTGTTCTGGTTGAAGTTGAATCCAATTGTTTCGTTCGGAACCGGTGTGCCGCTGCTGGTTTTCAGCGTTGCAGTCACAGTGGCATTGCCGCCGTAAGGGCCGGTGGCAGTCGGGACAGTTAGCGTGGTCCCGCTTTGCGTGCCAATCGTGATGGGTGCGCTGGCGGTGTTGTCATTCGGATTCGGGTCCACCGTGGATTTGTTACTGATATTTGCTGTGTTGATAACGACGGTCCCGTTGGTCAAAGTGCCTTTGGTCGTCGCGTTCAGCAGGACGGTACGCGTTTCATTGAAGCCCAGGTTCGGGAACGTAATTAACTGGGCCTGCGTGGCAGGGACACTCACGCTGCCGCCGCCGCTGATTGCGTTGGCCGCGGTCTGGTTATAAGTAAATGTCGTGGGAGAAGGAACTGACTTCACCACGAATGCTCCATTAAACGTGGTGTTCGCTACGCCGCTGATGGTGGCTGTCTGTCCGGCAAAAATCTGATGCGGCGCCGTGGTGGTGATGGTGACCACATTGCTGGCACGATTTGCGCCTGTGCCGGCGACGATCACCGGATGCGGAGCGAAGTTAAAGAAGCCGCAAGTGCCCGGGCCAGTGGTTACAAGGCAGGTTGCAAGATTGGTGCTTCCACCGCCCGCCTTATCTGAAGAAGGCACATTGTTGGGCGCGATGGCACTTCCACCACCGCTTAAAGCGTCCGGCAGGCCCGGCTGCTGATAGGTAAATTTGTTGGACGCAATTTGCGTGACGGCAACTCCGGGGTCCGGTACGTTGAAACTTGGGTTACCCACGTTGGCAATCGTCAGGGTCTCGCCCGCCGGGAGCTGGAATATCTGCGTGGTTGTGATTGTTACGGTGCCATTCAAACGCTGCGCGCCGTTGGTGGGAGCGATCACAAGTGTCGGCCGCGGGAACGACGAGGTTGTAAGCGACTGCTGGTAGGTAAAGGTGTTGGCGGTGGTCGTTAAAACCTGATACACGCCGTTGAATGTGGGATCTGTCAGGAAGAAGCCGGACTGGATCGGGTTCGGCGTGGTGGGCGCGGGCACTGAGCTGATGGTAACGTTTTCACCGGGCTGTAACAGATGGGGGACGGTGGTTGTGATCGTGACAGTGCTGGGGCCCGTAACGCTGTTTTGACGCGATGCGCCTGCTGGATTCACGATGGGCGAACTTCCGCCGGCGCTGAGCGTGGGCGGGAACGTGTCTGACACCACAGCCGATGAAATTGTGGTGCTGCTGTTGTTGGTGATGTTCAGCGTATATTGGACCGGGGCGCCCGCCTGAACGGCGCCGGGAACCACCGACATCGTGAGCGTAAGGTCCGCCGTGGTGCAACTGCGCGCCGGATACGCCACCAGATCCTGAATTTCACCGGGGCGATTGATGGCAACGTCACTCAATCCCATCAGCACGCCGCCATTGCCGATCCTGAATACCGCGACTCCAAAAGCGTCGTCCGCTACATAAAGGAAGGTGCCGGTAGCATCGGTGGCCATTCCCGCGGGCGTGTGTACCTGGGTGGTTGTGCCGAATTTTCCAACATTCACCAGGCTGCCATCAGGATTCACCGTGAAAGAGTTGATGCTGTTGGTGAACTGATTGCTTTGGAAAAGCAAACTATTGTCCGGACTATATAAGACCAGGTTGGAATTGTTTCCTGAAGAAGTGAACGGCGTTCCCGGCACTGGTGTAAGAACTCCCAGTGTGGGGCTGCCCAGCGCGTTATCTATGGTCCACCCGTCCGCAAGGGCGGGACTGCCGGTGGCTTCACCGGCGTAGAGACGATCCGCGGCGCAACTGAAATCCAAACCGGAAAGACTTCCTGAACCTGTCTTGGCAAATGGTGAACCCGTGACCTGCGTCAATACCCCGGCGTTGATGGTAAACATCGATACGCTGGTTTGATTTGAGATTGCCAGGAACTGGCCGTTGGGAGAAACCACCATGCCGGCGTTGGGCGAGCAGCAGTTCGGCGTAAGAGGCGTCGCCAATGGAGTCAGCGTACCACCGGCGTTGATGGTGAAAGTTTCAATCTGGCCATTGCTTGAAGCAAACAGGAAATTGCCGTCCGGCGTTGCCGCCAATGAAATGCCCTGGCATGAATCCAGCGTGAGCAGCGTGGGAAATGGCGAACCGGCAACGCGGGTGAGTATTCCGGTTGCGGGATTGATCTGGAACGAGGTGATAGTGCGGTCGCCCGTGTTGGCCACAAACACCAGGTTGTTGATCTGGCTGAGGGTGATCCGGTTGAGTCCGTAGCACACCACATTCGCGCCCACTCCGCCGGTGGCAAAGGGCGAGCCGCTCAATTGCGTGAGCGCACCCGTGGCGGAGACTGAATAGCCAGAGACCGAGTTGGCGGCCGTCTGGTTATTCACATAGACATAATTCCCCTGGGCCTGCGCGGCCAGAGGAGACAGGACCGCCATTAGCATCACTAACATGGCTAAAAGCCGGAGCAATCCGGCAGGCTTGGTTCCTGTATTGATTCGCGTGGAAATTTGGGCGCGCATGGGTGTTGCCTCCAAAGGGGGTGCTTAGAACTGAATAAATGTCTGGACCGAATTGCCTTGAGCATCGCTGTACGTAACGCTCATGGCCGGACTGCTGCCTTTTTGCCAGGACTCGTACAAGGCCCGGGGCACGCGGAATGATCCGTTTACCTGCGTGCTCTTGCCGGCGACAAGAGAAAGTCCCGCCAGTTGCCCATAAACAATGCGGCCGGCCTGCGGCTCATGCAGTGCAATGGTGGCGTTGCCGATGCTGGAGGAAGTATTGTTGGCGACGTTCAGCATGATCGTGAGCTGTACGTCTTTTCCCGCGGCTGCGGCTGCGCCCAGTGTGTAGGTACCGCTGAAATCACTGGCGGGCGCGGCAAACGCGCTCAACGCGAGCGCAAGCAATAGAACAGCGGAAATTCGCAGGGATGTGCGTGCGGAAATCATGGGGACTCCTCCATTGGCTTCAGCCGTGGCTGAAGCCAGACAAAATGAAAGCCTTGTTTGAAACTGCTTTAGGGATGGGAGCCCGGAAGGGACTTTCCTCTTATCCCGATACTTCGTGTTGCGATACTCGTAAAGCGATACTTAATATCCGTGG is part of the Terriglobia bacterium genome and encodes:
- a CDS encoding beta-propeller fold lactonase family protein encodes the protein MRAQISTRINTGTKPAGLLRLLAMLVMLMAVLSPLAAQAQGNYVYVNNQTAANSVSGYSVSATGALTQLSGSPFATGGVGANVVCYGLNRITLSQINNLVFVANTGDRTITSFQINPATGILTRVAGSPFPTLLTLDSCQGISLAATPDGNFLFASSNGQIETFTINAGGTLTPLATPLTPNCCSPNAGMVVSPNGQFLAISNQTSVSMFTINAGVLTQVTGSPFAKTGSGSLSGLDFSCAADRLYAGEATGSPALADGWTIDNALGSPTLGVLTPVPGTPFTSSGNNSNLVLYSPDNSLLFQSNQFTNSINSFTVNPDGSLVNVGKFGTTTQVHTPAGMATDATGTFLYVADDAFGVAVFRIGNGGVLMGLSDVAINRPGEIQDLVAYPARSCTTADLTLTMSVVPGAVQAGAPVQYTLNITNNSSTTISSAVVSDTFPPTLSAGGSSPIVNPAGASRQNSVTGPSTVTITTTVPHLLQPGENVTISSVPAPTTPNPIQSGFFLTDPTFNGVYQVLTTTANTFTYQQSLTTSSFPRPTLVIAPTNGAQRLNGTVTITTTQIFQLPAGETLTIANVGNPSFNVPDPGVAVTQIASNKFTYQQPGLPDALSGGGSAIAPNNVPSSDKAGGGSTNLATCLVTTGPGTCGFFNFAPHPVIVAGTGANRASNVVTITTTAPHQIFAGQTATISGVANTTFNGAFVVKSVPSPTTFTYNQTAANAISGGGSVSVPATQAQLITFPNLGFNETRTVLLNATTKGTLTNGTVVINTANISNKSTVDPNPNDNTASAPITIGTQSGTTLTVPTATGPYGGNATVTATLKTSSGTPVPNETIGFNFNQNNSNYNAVTDANGVATVLVPLGFTTVGTHPQAFTVTFGGDASFAASSALGDLIVTKAQLTVTADNQSRLYGDPNPPFTYTITGFVNGDDISVVSGTADCTSAATPASPVGTYPITCTVGTLSAQNYVFVFVDGTLTVNPAPLTVNVDSVSRPYGDPNPVFTGTITGIKNGDNITATYSTTATITSFVGTYPITATLSDNGTGTLTNYAVTINNGTLTITPAALVVTANNAARLYGDPNPPFSGTIAGIKNGDNITAIYTTTATPASPIGTYPIIPTLTDNGTGTLVNYVVTTNNGSLVISPAPLTVTAANATMPYGGPIPVLTGSIVGIKNADNITATYSTTATVTSPAGTYPIVPAVSDNGTGVLSNYSVTLINGTLTVTQAILTVTVNNASMIYGDPLPVFTGTIAGIVNGNNITATYSTTATSASPVGTYPITATVSDNGTGALANYIVVINNGVLTITGAPLTVTAANASMIYGDPLPVLTGSIVGIKNGDNITATFSTTATSASPVGTYPIVPTLIDPNNVLGNYTVISVNGILTINPAPLTVTADNASKLFGTVNPPLSGVIAGIKNADPITATYSTTATATSPVGTYPITPALVDPAGKLGNYTVTSNNGTLTVNAAPTANFVFVNNQGATTNNINGYSVAADGTLTALAGSPVATGGLGANAACSSVNRLALSAGNNLLFVSNGGDQTISAFAIDPTSGALTAAAGSPFASGLTLDACSGISLSATPDGQFLMASSNGQIKTFSIGAGGILTALSTAANPVLPNAGMKISANGQFLAVSNQTSVSVYTINGDGSLTAVAGSPFAETGTATLAGLDFSSTSGLLYGAEASATGAFADAWTVGTSGALSAVAGSPFSTTAINSNVVLLSPNDSFLFASNTGSASVSSYGVGLGGALTGVSSFGALHAPVGMATDRSGSLLYVADDTFGVAVFSINGAGSLSQLNDTAITGAGQVQDLVAYPPRMASNADLSVAISASSPNVVAGQNVSFTITVTNNGADPASATVTDALPSGFSVVSCTATGNGACIGNTGAATFYLLQSGETQTVTLVTSTSLSIPDGTIASNSASISNSSAVDANAANNSASVSVTVAQPITTVLTVSAASGAYGGSTTLSATLTNSTNNPIAGKTIVFSLNGTQVGSAVTDTFGLATIPASLVGINAGTYTGGITASFAGDPNNKPASGSADLTVNPVLLTVTASNATRVYGDPNPVFAFSIAGFVNGETAAVLTGSPNCTTLADPTSPIGSYAITCAQGTLAASNYTFTFVSGTLTISPASLTATAANANRLYGDPNPTFTGTITGIKNGDNITAVYSTTAIQTSPVGTYAITVGLVDPTNKLGNYIVTLNNGTLTINPAPLTVTAANATMAFGGPVPALTGTITGIKNGDNITATYSTTATSASPAGTYPIVPALVDPTGKLGNYTVTSNNGTLTITQSVLTVTAANASMIYGDPLPLLTGTITGIQNGDNITATYTTVATSASPIGTYAIVPVLSDNGTGALANYTVVINNGVLTINPAPLNVAAANASMIYGDPLPLLTGSIVGIKNGDSITATFSTTATSASPVGTYPIVPTLLDPTNKLGNYTVTSSNGVLTINPAPLTVTADNASRLFGTPNPLFTGVITGIKNSDSITATYSTTATATSPVGTYPITPALVDPAGKLGNYTVTSNNGTLTVNAAPTANFVFVNNQAATGNSINGYSVAANGTLTALAGSPVATGGLGANAACSSVSRLALSAGNNLLFVSNGGDQTISAFSIDPTSGALTAAGAPVASGLTLDACSGISLSATPDGRFLMASSNGQIKTFSIGAGGVLASLSTAANPVVPNAGMKISANGQFLAVSNQTSASVYTINPDGSLTAVAGSPFAEAGTGTLAGLDFSSTSGLLFGAEASATASLADAWTVGGNGALSAITGSPFSIGAVNSNVVLLSPNDGFLFASNQGSASLTSFSVAAGSLTSLGSFGSLHAPVGMATDRSGSLLFVADDTFGVAVFSISGAGSLSQLNDTAISGAGQVQDLVAYPPRMASNADLSVAISASSPNVVAGQNVTFTISVTNNGADPAAATVTDALPSGFSVVSCSATGNGACIGNTGAAMFYLLQSGETQTVTLVTSTSLSIPDGTIASNSASISSSSAVDPNAANNSASVSVTVAQPSTTTIAVAAATGTYGGSTTFSATLSATSGPLSGKTLSFTLNGTPVGSAVTNASGVASLTTSLGTIGAGSHPGAVTASFAGDANNQAASGSGSLTVNPALLIITAANASRAYGDPNPAFTGTITGIQNGDNITATYSATAIATSPVGTYAIVPTASDNGTGALANYTVTLNNGTLTVNPAVLTVTAANASMIFGDPVPALSGTVTGIKNGENITASYSTTATSTSNVGTYPIVPAVSDNGTGALVNYTVALNNGALTINPAPLTVTAANASMVFGDPVPALSGTISGIRNGNNITATYSTTATSTSNVGTYPIVPTLSDNATGALANYTVTSVNGTLTITPAPLTVTAANASMIYGDPLPAFSGTIIGIKNGDNITATYSTTATSASPVGTYPIVPTPSDNASGALANYTVTLVNGNLTINPAPLTVSAANATRVYGDPNPVFTGTLTGIKNGDNITATYSSVDATAAVGTYPIVPALVDPTNKLGNYTVTSNNGTLTITPAPLTVAAADATRLYGDPSNLSGTITGIKNGDNITATYSSADPTTAVGTYPIVPTLVDPTNKLGNYTVTSTNGTLTVTPAPLSLVAANSTRAYGDPNNLSGTLTGVKNGDNITAVYSTTATATSAPGTYPITASLLDPTSKLGNYSVTITNATLTVTPATLTVTAANASMVFGDPVPALSGTISGIKNGDNITATYSTSATSASPVGTYPIVPAVSDNATGTLANYTVVINNGTLTISPAPLVVTAANASRLYGDPNPAFTGTITGLKNGDTIGAIFSAAADPTSPVGNYAIIPTLTDPNNQLSNYSVTLNNGVLTVAPAPLSVVAADASRLYGDPNPAFTGTLTGIKNGDNITASFSSAADPTSPVGTYPIVPALADPTNKLANYVVTSTNGTLTVSPAPLTIQANDATAPVGGPFPAFTGTITGLKNSDVITASYSTTADATSPAGQYPIIPAADPSPALGNYAVTLINGTLTLQ